A window of the Penaeus monodon isolate SGIC_2016 chromosome 11, NSTDA_Pmon_1, whole genome shotgun sequence genome harbors these coding sequences:
- the LOC119578923 gene encoding GATA zinc finger domain-containing protein 4-like, protein NDLNDSNDNDNNNNNNNNNNNNNNNNNNNNNCNNNNNNNNNNNNNNNNNNNDNNNNNYNNNNNNNNNNNNNDNNNNNNNNNNNNNNNNNDNNNNNSNNKNNNNNNNNNHHHHLHHNNTYNNDKNNNDNNSNRNGTNSNSNNNNNNNNSNNNN, encoded by the exons aatgatcttaatgatagtaatgataatgataataataataataataacaacaacaacaacaacaacaacaacaacaacaataata ataataattgtaataataataataataataataataataataataataataataataataataataatgataataataataataattataataataataataataataataataataataataataatgataataat aacaacaacaacaacaacaacaacaacaataataataataataatgacaataataataataatagtaataataaaaataataataacaataataataataatcatcatcatcatcttcatcataataatacttataataatgataaaaataataatgataataacagtaatcgtaaTGGtacaaatagtaatagtaataataataataataataataatagtaataataataat